In one Corallococcus sp. EGB genomic region, the following are encoded:
- a CDS encoding NAD(P)/FAD-dependent oxidoreductase, whose product MAYRVNNIGLWLDEPEELLGQRAAEKLGVTRSDLASVRVVRSVLDARKKGSPRYIYTLEVELAPGRKAPRLPPDVSEAPPAPEAPPRVKEPEKLPLIIGTGPAGLFCALGLLERGVRSILLERGKEVVTRRKDVAKLMRDGSLDRESNMNFGEGGAGAYTDGKLSTRINHPMVRKVIEAFAKYGAPDHILIEGKPHIGSDLLPGAVARLREELIAGGCQVHFEQRVDDLLYRDGRVAGVKMADGRTLESDRVILAPGNSARELYERFAADGRVSVEAKPFALGFRAEHPQTLINSIQYGAAAKHSKLPPADYKLAENLDVDGEVRGVYSFCMCPGGIVVPTPTEEGLQCTNGMSNSRRNAKFANAGIVVSVSVEDFAREGFHGPLAGLEFQRHWESEAYKLGGGRFFAPAQTIPDYLAGRVKKDPGDTSYRPGLAHTDLNKLFPARLTQSIKAALRTFDRKMKGFISDEGKLIGIESRTSSPVRITRGDDLQSVSMRGLYPVGEGCGYAGGIVSSAIDGLRAAEQIATELA is encoded by the coding sequence ATGGCGTACCGGGTGAACAACATCGGGCTGTGGCTGGACGAGCCGGAGGAGCTGCTCGGCCAGCGCGCGGCGGAGAAGCTGGGGGTCACCCGGAGCGACCTCGCTTCCGTGCGGGTGGTGCGCTCGGTGCTCGACGCGCGCAAGAAGGGCAGCCCGCGCTACATCTACACGCTCGAGGTGGAGCTGGCCCCGGGCCGCAAGGCGCCGCGGCTGCCGCCGGACGTGAGCGAGGCCCCGCCCGCGCCGGAAGCGCCGCCGCGCGTGAAGGAGCCGGAGAAGCTGCCGCTCATCATCGGCACCGGCCCTGCGGGGTTGTTCTGCGCGCTGGGCCTGCTGGAGCGCGGCGTGCGCAGCATCCTGCTGGAGCGCGGCAAGGAGGTCGTCACGCGCCGCAAGGACGTGGCGAAGCTCATGCGCGACGGGTCGCTCGACCGCGAGAGCAACATGAACTTCGGCGAGGGCGGCGCGGGCGCGTACACGGACGGCAAGCTGTCCACGCGCATCAACCACCCCATGGTGCGCAAGGTGATTGAAGCCTTCGCGAAGTACGGCGCGCCGGACCACATCCTCATCGAGGGCAAGCCGCACATCGGCTCCGACCTGCTGCCCGGCGCGGTGGCGCGGCTGCGCGAAGAGCTCATCGCGGGCGGCTGCCAGGTGCACTTCGAGCAGCGCGTGGACGACCTGCTCTACCGCGACGGCCGCGTGGCGGGCGTGAAGATGGCGGACGGGCGCACGCTGGAGAGCGACCGCGTCATCCTGGCGCCGGGCAACTCCGCGCGCGAGCTGTACGAGCGCTTCGCCGCCGACGGCCGCGTGAGCGTGGAGGCCAAGCCCTTCGCGCTGGGCTTCCGCGCGGAGCACCCGCAGACGCTCATCAACAGCATCCAGTACGGCGCCGCGGCGAAGCACTCCAAGCTGCCGCCCGCGGACTACAAGCTGGCGGAGAACCTGGACGTGGACGGCGAGGTGCGCGGCGTCTATTCGTTCTGCATGTGCCCCGGCGGCATCGTGGTGCCCACGCCCACGGAAGAGGGGCTGCAGTGCACCAACGGCATGAGCAACTCGCGGCGCAACGCGAAGTTCGCCAACGCGGGCATCGTCGTGTCCGTGTCCGTGGAGGACTTCGCGCGCGAGGGCTTCCACGGGCCGCTCGCGGGCCTGGAGTTCCAGCGGCACTGGGAGTCGGAGGCGTACAAGCTGGGCGGGGGCCGCTTCTTCGCGCCCGCGCAGACCATCCCGGACTACCTGGCCGGCCGCGTGAAGAAGGACCCGGGCGACACCAGCTACCGCCCGGGCCTGGCGCACACGGACCTGAACAAGCTCTTCCCGGCGCGGCTGACGCAGTCCATCAAGGCCGCGCTGCGCACGTTCGACCGGAAGATGAAGGGCTTCATCAGCGACGAGGGGAAGCTCATCGGCATCGAGAGCCGGACGTCCTCGCCGGTGCGCATCACGCGGGGTGACGATCTGCAGTCCGTGTCCATGCGCGGGCTGTACCCGGTGGGCGAGGGCTGCGGCTACGCGGGCGGGATCGTGTCCTCCGCCATTGATGGACTGCGCGCCGCTGAGCAGATTGCCACCGAGCTGGCTTGA
- a CDS encoding class I SAM-dependent rRNA methyltransferase produces the protein MLSTYLSREAARKLRHGAPWLRREDIVSIEGEPQPGTPMQLKDEDGHVLGLGDVDLEASYAVRRLGMPDEPVEGLIPRHVRHAFERRARLVDDPRFCRIVNDDGDGLPGLIVDRYDQHFVVQTLTRSMDARQEEITRTLGEVTGAASVLLRNDTPRRKALGLPAQRPHVMYGTPPRWCRLLEMGARFTVDLTYGRGTGYGYDHRELRRFLGRTGNGDRVLDVACNVGGLFVHAGRHGAKQILAFDGNADSADLARENAEANGLLGRVTVEQGEPLAVLRALKETFDLVLLDTLGVASEEDFIGQVRLALRRTRHGGRLLVVGYHPPLALGSFTECVATACEQEARIAFRLVRMGLPPDHPAPVGSPGAEYLEAVALEVS, from the coding sequence TTGCTCAGCACCTACCTGTCCCGAGAAGCCGCCCGCAAGCTTCGCCATGGCGCCCCCTGGCTGCGCCGCGAGGACATCGTCTCCATCGAGGGTGAGCCGCAGCCCGGCACCCCCATGCAGCTGAAGGACGAGGACGGGCATGTCCTGGGGCTGGGGGACGTGGACCTCGAGGCCTCCTACGCCGTGCGCCGCCTGGGCATGCCGGACGAGCCCGTGGAGGGGCTGATTCCCCGCCACGTGCGCCACGCCTTCGAGCGGCGCGCCCGGCTGGTGGACGACCCACGCTTCTGCCGCATCGTCAATGACGACGGGGACGGCCTGCCGGGCCTCATCGTGGACCGGTATGATCAGCACTTCGTCGTCCAGACGCTCACCCGCTCCATGGACGCGCGGCAGGAGGAGATCACCCGCACGTTGGGCGAGGTGACGGGGGCGGCCTCCGTGCTGCTTCGCAACGACACGCCAAGGCGCAAGGCGCTGGGCCTGCCCGCGCAGCGCCCGCACGTGATGTACGGCACGCCGCCGCGCTGGTGCCGCCTCCTGGAGATGGGCGCGCGCTTCACCGTGGACCTCACCTACGGCCGGGGCACGGGCTACGGGTATGATCACCGCGAGCTGCGCCGCTTCCTGGGGCGCACCGGCAACGGGGACCGCGTGCTGGACGTGGCGTGCAACGTGGGCGGCCTCTTCGTCCACGCGGGGCGCCACGGAGCGAAGCAGATCCTCGCGTTCGACGGCAACGCGGACTCGGCGGACCTGGCTCGGGAGAACGCGGAGGCCAACGGGCTGCTCGGCCGGGTGACGGTGGAACAGGGCGAGCCATTGGCGGTGCTCCGGGCCCTCAAGGAGACCTTCGACCTGGTGCTGCTCGACACGCTGGGGGTGGCATCCGAGGAGGACTTCATCGGCCAGGTGCGGCTGGCCCTGCGGCGCACCCGCCATGGGGGACGGCTGCTCGTGGTCGGTTACCACCCACCGCTGGCGTTGGGCTCGTTCACGGAGTGCGTGGCCACGGCCTGCGAGCAGGAGGCGCGCATCGCCTTCCGGCTGGTACGGATGGGGCTGCCGCCGGACCACCCGGCGCCGGTCGGCTCCCCAGGGGCCGAGTACCTGGAGGCGGTGGCGCTCGAGGTGAGCTGA
- a CDS encoding OB-fold nucleic acid binding domain-containing protein has translation MTTENEFQAATSSTPEASVETVRKVYAADLREKDRVHTVFRVTKKEKVTARSGKVFLSLSLADKSGTVDARVFDKVDALEPAFQSGDFVLVQGSVIVFHGRTQVVVEGMERLDPEPLDPKEFEPPPAPPAEAKTEPKSSEAKSGEAKSGDAKPEPKSGEGKPERHEGGGGGPRAVGQIRELVTERVNDPYVKQLLLAFLDDAHVSAALPVAPAAKGVHHAWRGGLAEHILSVMRLTLRVSDHYPMADRDLLLAGAFLHDVMKAGDASDKGFDTSDEGRLVGHAVLAAQKIREKTLGIPGFPPLLEQHLTHLAISQQGVSGAPGAKVPVTLEAQIVDTLSSLDARISGWVESMQRDPNERWTDHLRAYDRSLWKGFVPTGRGRAPVEGGRRKHREEKRKARADKGPSAPAGEGTAAPASPSQEARPERPPRPPRAERPPREDRGPREERPPRPPREERPPRDPKSLPGELTFKPFSALAPAVKSGGEGGGSSEG, from the coding sequence ATGACAACCGAAAACGAGTTCCAGGCCGCGACCTCTTCCACCCCGGAGGCTTCCGTCGAGACCGTCCGCAAGGTGTACGCGGCGGACCTGCGCGAGAAGGACCGGGTCCATACCGTCTTCCGCGTCACCAAGAAGGAGAAGGTGACCGCGCGCAGTGGCAAGGTGTTCCTGTCGCTGTCCCTGGCCGACAAGAGCGGCACGGTGGACGCGCGTGTGTTCGACAAGGTGGACGCGCTCGAGCCCGCCTTCCAGAGCGGTGACTTCGTCCTCGTGCAGGGCAGCGTCATCGTCTTCCACGGCCGCACCCAGGTCGTCGTGGAGGGCATGGAGCGCCTGGATCCGGAGCCGCTGGACCCCAAGGAGTTCGAGCCGCCCCCCGCCCCGCCCGCCGAGGCGAAGACCGAGCCCAAGTCCAGCGAAGCGAAGTCCGGCGAAGCGAAGTCCGGCGATGCGAAGCCCGAGCCCAAGTCCGGCGAAGGCAAGCCCGAGCGCCACGAGGGCGGCGGCGGTGGCCCGCGCGCGGTGGGGCAGATCCGCGAGCTCGTCACCGAGCGCGTCAACGACCCGTACGTGAAGCAGCTGCTGCTGGCGTTCCTGGACGACGCGCACGTGTCCGCGGCGCTGCCGGTGGCCCCGGCCGCCAAGGGCGTGCACCACGCGTGGCGCGGCGGGCTGGCCGAGCACATCCTGTCCGTGATGCGCCTGACGCTGCGCGTGTCGGACCACTACCCCATGGCGGACCGCGACCTGCTCCTGGCCGGCGCGTTCCTGCACGACGTGATGAAGGCCGGCGACGCTTCCGACAAGGGCTTCGACACCTCCGACGAGGGCCGGCTGGTGGGCCACGCGGTGCTGGCCGCGCAGAAGATCCGCGAGAAGACCCTGGGCATCCCGGGCTTCCCGCCGCTCCTGGAGCAGCACCTGACGCACCTGGCCATCTCCCAGCAGGGCGTGTCCGGCGCCCCCGGCGCGAAGGTGCCGGTGACGCTGGAGGCGCAGATCGTCGACACGCTCAGCTCGCTCGACGCGCGCATCTCCGGGTGGGTGGAGTCCATGCAGCGCGATCCGAACGAGCGCTGGACGGACCACCTGCGCGCGTATGACCGGTCGCTCTGGAAGGGCTTCGTGCCCACCGGCCGCGGCCGGGCCCCCGTGGAGGGCGGCCGTCGCAAGCACCGCGAGGAGAAGCGCAAGGCGCGCGCCGACAAGGGCCCGTCCGCCCCGGCCGGCGAGGGCACCGCCGCCCCCGCGTCCCCGTCCCAGGAGGCCCGTCCGGAGCGCCCGCCGCGGCCGCCCCGCGCCGAGCGTCCGCCGCGCGAGGACCGGGGTCCCCGCGAGGAGCGCCCGCCCCGTCCGCCGCGCGAGGAGCGCCCGCCCCGCGACCCCAAGAGCCTGCCCGGCGAGCTGACCTTCAAGCCGTTCAGCGCGCTGGCCCCCGCCGTGAAGTCCGGCGGTGAGGGTGGTGGCTCCTCGGAGGGCTGA
- a CDS encoding HD domain-containing phosphohydrolase, which produces MAKRLGERLIEAGLVTPGAVEQGLEHQKITGHKLGDCLVELGLLQEAALLRLLANEFQTRFVTADKLAKVRIDTKVLDKLPVRLAEAQNVLPLAVDPERKLLSVVAAEPQNKSLLDEIALVTGMSEVYAYIGLRSAIAAAIRKHYYGDPTAFTTLLEGPAPNSGPRRPDTPSNTHVGTEPGRGGSSAGRSPTSLSMRLETDARMRLQRSGSGTNVARVSTQRREPGGPRGLISDTDYVETLSLMVGLLEQDRPRHRGHSAQLARQAGIVGQRMGMPHKELAALSIAAYLHDLGKPPERHFSLASNAANPEWKAQAKACCRAPTKLFETVHLPAQVNTILAQLYEAWDGSGTPQGAKGEDITLGARILAAVDSFLELTKNPGNAFGRVFSKTQALEHLRTNAGVLYDPVVADIVGQLQSGELLAHRLASEGRQVLIAEPDETTRGELLEAVLKQELVAHALSTLDGALDGLARQDCDVLVVSLRLGQQEVMDLLEAVRSMPESAGLPIAVVGEPDAQARERLLMAGATAVLSPSDKAEVARTVLSLFQDRVQHNGPGRVVRGSFDELPPKELLRTLGGGKKSGKLQLRSHTLEGSLHLERGRVVHAAFGGHAGEPALQALLKLKQADFVYDPDALLLDMPQLDQDLEVLANALTPA; this is translated from the coding sequence ATGGCGAAGCGGCTGGGAGAGCGGTTGATTGAGGCCGGCCTCGTGACCCCCGGGGCCGTGGAGCAGGGTCTGGAGCACCAGAAGATCACCGGCCACAAGCTGGGGGACTGTCTGGTGGAGCTGGGCCTGCTCCAGGAGGCCGCGCTGCTGCGGCTCCTGGCCAACGAGTTCCAGACCCGCTTCGTCACCGCGGACAAGCTGGCCAAGGTCCGCATCGACACGAAGGTGTTGGACAAGCTGCCGGTGCGGCTGGCGGAAGCGCAGAACGTGCTCCCGCTGGCCGTGGATCCGGAGCGCAAGCTGCTGTCGGTGGTGGCAGCCGAGCCGCAGAACAAGTCGCTGCTCGACGAGATCGCCCTCGTCACCGGCATGTCGGAGGTCTACGCGTACATCGGCCTGCGCAGCGCCATCGCCGCGGCCATCCGCAAGCACTACTACGGCGACCCCACGGCGTTCACCACGCTGCTGGAGGGCCCCGCGCCCAACAGCGGCCCCCGCCGTCCGGACACCCCGTCGAACACGCACGTGGGCACGGAGCCCGGGCGCGGAGGGTCGTCCGCCGGGCGCAGCCCCACCAGCCTGAGCATGCGGCTGGAGACGGACGCGCGGATGCGGCTGCAGCGCTCCGGCAGCGGCACCAACGTGGCGCGCGTCTCCACCCAGCGGCGCGAGCCGGGCGGCCCGCGCGGCCTCATCAGCGACACGGACTACGTGGAGACGCTGAGCCTGATGGTGGGCCTGCTGGAGCAGGACCGGCCCCGCCACCGGGGACACTCCGCGCAGCTGGCGCGGCAGGCGGGCATCGTGGGCCAGCGCATGGGCATGCCCCACAAGGAGCTGGCGGCGCTGTCCATCGCCGCGTACCTGCACGACCTGGGCAAGCCTCCGGAGCGGCACTTCTCGCTGGCGAGCAACGCGGCGAACCCGGAGTGGAAGGCCCAGGCGAAGGCGTGCTGCCGCGCGCCCACGAAGCTCTTCGAGACGGTGCACCTGCCCGCGCAGGTGAACACCATCCTCGCGCAGCTGTACGAGGCCTGGGACGGCTCCGGCACGCCCCAGGGCGCCAAGGGCGAGGACATCACCCTGGGCGCGCGCATCCTGGCGGCGGTGGACAGCTTCCTGGAGCTGACCAAGAACCCGGGCAACGCGTTCGGCCGCGTCTTCAGCAAGACGCAGGCGCTGGAGCACCTGCGCACGAACGCGGGCGTGCTCTACGACCCCGTGGTGGCGGACATCGTCGGCCAGCTCCAGAGCGGCGAGCTGCTGGCGCACCGGCTGGCCAGCGAGGGCCGGCAGGTGCTCATCGCGGAGCCGGACGAGACCACGCGCGGCGAGCTGCTGGAGGCCGTGCTCAAGCAGGAGCTGGTGGCGCACGCGCTGTCCACGTTGGACGGCGCGCTGGACGGCCTGGCGCGGCAGGACTGCGACGTGCTGGTGGTGAGCCTGCGGCTGGGCCAGCAGGAGGTGATGGACCTGCTGGAGGCCGTGCGCTCCATGCCGGAGAGCGCGGGCCTGCCCATCGCCGTGGTGGGCGAGCCGGATGCCCAGGCGCGCGAGCGGCTGCTGATGGCGGGCGCGACGGCGGTGCTCTCCCCCAGCGACAAGGCGGAGGTCGCGCGCACGGTGCTGTCCCTCTTCCAGGACCGCGTGCAGCACAACGGCCCGGGCCGGGTGGTGCGCGGCAGCTTCGACGAGCTGCCTCCCAAGGAGCTCCTGCGCACGCTGGGCGGTGGCAAGAAGAGCGGGAAGCTCCAGCTGCGGAGCCACACGCTGGAGGGCTCGCTGCACCTGGAGCGCGGCCGCGTGGTGCACGCGGCGTTCGGCGGCCACGCGGGCGAGCCCGCGCTGCAGGCCCTGCTGAAGCTGAAGCAGGCGGACTTCGTCTACGACCCGGACGCGCTGCTTCTGGACATGCCGCAGCTGGACCAGGACCTGGAGGTCCTGGCCAACGCGCTCACCCCAGCGTGA
- a CDS encoding TatD family hydrolase, whose product MRLVDAHCHLEPKDYADVAPVLERARAAGLVHAVLVGQFHGPGDWGHALEVAARHPDFLSPTLGIHPHEAARATEADFEMLERTCARPELRAVGEAGLDYYYDHSPREVQATVFRRQCALAKRLGKPLVVHVRDAHDDCDAALSAEDVTSGVIHCFTGDTAAARKYLDRGFFLSLSGVVTYKKTEALQDAVRFAPLERLMVETDSPFLAPVPHRGRKNEPAHVLETAKKVAELKGVSLEEVARVTTANAARLFNLTLG is encoded by the coding sequence ATGAGACTGGTTGATGCGCACTGCCACCTGGAGCCGAAGGACTACGCGGACGTGGCGCCGGTGCTGGAGCGCGCGCGCGCCGCGGGGCTGGTGCACGCGGTGCTGGTGGGGCAGTTCCACGGTCCGGGGGACTGGGGGCACGCGCTGGAGGTCGCCGCCCGGCACCCGGACTTCCTGTCGCCCACGCTGGGCATCCACCCGCACGAGGCCGCCCGCGCCACGGAGGCCGACTTCGAGATGCTGGAGCGCACCTGCGCCCGCCCGGAGCTGCGCGCCGTGGGCGAGGCCGGGCTGGACTACTACTACGACCACTCGCCGCGCGAGGTGCAGGCCACCGTCTTCCGGCGGCAGTGCGCGCTCGCGAAGCGCCTGGGCAAGCCGCTGGTGGTGCACGTGCGCGACGCGCATGACGACTGCGACGCGGCCCTGTCCGCCGAGGACGTCACGAGCGGCGTCATCCACTGCTTCACCGGCGACACCGCCGCGGCCCGGAAGTACCTGGACCGGGGCTTCTTCCTGTCGCTGTCCGGCGTCGTCACCTACAAGAAGACGGAGGCCCTCCAGGACGCGGTGCGCTTCGCGCCGCTGGAGCGCCTGATGGTGGAGACGGACAGCCCCTTCCTCGCGCCGGTGCCCCACCGCGGCCGCAAGAACGAGCCCGCGCACGTGCTGGAGACGGCGAAGAAGGTGGCGGAGCTGAAGGGCGTGTCGCTGGAGGAGGTGGCCCGCGTCACCACGGCGAACGCGGCCCGCCTCTTCAACCTCACGCTGGGGTGA
- a CDS encoding HEAT repeat domain-containing protein, which yields MADWRAERDRALLTLEREKRPASRAEAAELLFHLASEEPAHAGEFTDVLVRLLADAQPEVRRSGVSLASVILPPEQLPDMLLPRLRDEDTRVRLEATGRLADLALPHARGALAGMLEDPTPEVRFEAARGIAALKHPAGLDVLVAALDVDTLRFRALGALAELGDARALPAVKRLFGKWLLPAFDKTQAAGVLLKLGDPEGADWLMQRTRKKWSGDRALAVELCGELKVPGALERLREILADAKDPCRGAAARGLGRLGDARALPWLLAVLEDRAAPEDDRLDAADGVWRLGVAEGLERVRAAVPTFASEEARTELEELFQEKP from the coding sequence GTGGCGGACTGGCGTGCCGAGCGGGACCGCGCCCTGCTGACCCTGGAGCGTGAGAAGCGTCCGGCGAGCCGGGCGGAGGCGGCGGAGCTGCTGTTCCACCTGGCGTCGGAGGAGCCCGCGCACGCCGGGGAGTTCACGGACGTGCTGGTGCGGCTGCTCGCGGACGCGCAGCCGGAGGTGCGCCGCTCGGGTGTGAGCCTCGCGTCCGTCATCCTGCCGCCGGAGCAGCTGCCGGACATGCTCCTGCCCCGGCTGCGCGACGAGGACACCCGCGTGCGGCTGGAGGCCACCGGGCGGCTGGCGGACCTGGCGCTGCCGCACGCGCGCGGGGCCCTGGCCGGCATGCTGGAGGACCCCACGCCCGAGGTGCGCTTCGAGGCCGCGCGAGGCATCGCCGCCCTCAAGCACCCGGCGGGCCTGGACGTGCTCGTGGCCGCGCTGGACGTGGACACGCTGCGCTTCCGGGCGCTGGGCGCGCTGGCGGAGCTGGGGGACGCGCGGGCGCTGCCGGCGGTGAAGCGCCTCTTCGGCAAGTGGCTGCTGCCGGCGTTCGACAAGACGCAGGCCGCGGGCGTGCTGCTGAAGCTGGGCGACCCGGAGGGCGCGGACTGGCTGATGCAGCGCACGCGCAAGAAGTGGAGCGGGGACCGGGCGCTCGCGGTGGAGCTGTGCGGCGAGCTGAAGGTCCCGGGCGCGCTGGAGCGGCTGCGGGAGATCCTCGCGGACGCGAAGGACCCGTGCCGGGGCGCCGCCGCGCGCGGGCTGGGACGGCTGGGGGATGCCCGGGCGCTGCCCTGGCTGCTCGCCGTGCTGGAGGACCGCGCCGCGCCAGAGGACGACCGGCTGGACGCGGCGGACGGCGTGTGGCGCCTGGGCGTGGCGGAGGGACTGGAGCGCGTGCGCGCCGCCGTGCCCACCTTCGCCTCGGAAGAGGCGCGGACGGAGTTGGAAGAGCTGTTTCAGGAGAAGCCATGA
- the metG gene encoding methionine--tRNA ligase, which yields MAERTLVTSALPYANGAIHLGHAVEYIQTDIYVRFLRSCGQDVVYFCADDTHGTPIEINAAKQGIPPEQFVARFHEEHQRDFQGLDVRFDYFHSTNSPENRHYAELIYGRLKDAGDIDRRDIEQTYCEKDKRFLPDRFIRGTCPNCRSTDQYGDACEKCGKTYNPTDLIDPKCALCGTPPVRRNSEHLFFRLSRHADFLQEVLKRPGFIHPGLAAQLQGFFEKGLSDWDISRDGPYFGFAIPGETDKFFYVWLDAPIGYIATTEKWAKASGRFPDALAYWGKDAPSRIVHFIGKDIVYFHALFWPAVLKVAGLHIPNEIKVHGHLTVNGEKMSKSRGTMVAARDYLDLLDPSYLRYFYAANLGAGVEDLDLNLKDFRLRVNGELVNNVGNLANRALSLLAGPLEKKLAPGRAEGAGRKLVEDALARVPEVREAFEKLEYRVAIKVITEIASAANAFLQTAAPWALVKKDAEAARADLSDAADVAYLLGALLAPVTPRVSEKLFNQLGAEPLTFQALATAKYPLLDRTRPLGTPEPLLPRLEEERVNAIIKVPEGTPAAEPAKAGGKDKKTEKKPVEAKPQEAVPTTQASPGAGAAEGAPAADIEYADFAKVVLKAGRIVAAEKVKGADKLLKLDVDLGEGAPRTIVSGIAEAYTPEAVAGRRVVVVANLKPRKLKGIESRGMLLTAGAGGKDLSLLDPGDVAPGAEVK from the coding sequence ATGGCGGAGAGAACCCTCGTCACCAGCGCCCTTCCGTACGCGAACGGCGCCATCCACCTCGGCCACGCCGTCGAGTACATCCAGACGGACATCTACGTCCGCTTCCTGCGCTCGTGTGGCCAGGACGTCGTCTATTTCTGCGCGGACGACACCCACGGCACGCCCATTGAAATCAACGCCGCGAAGCAGGGCATCCCGCCGGAGCAGTTCGTCGCGCGCTTCCACGAGGAGCACCAGCGCGACTTCCAGGGGCTGGACGTCCGCTTCGACTACTTCCACTCCACCAACTCGCCGGAGAACCGCCACTACGCGGAGCTCATCTACGGGCGCTTGAAGGACGCGGGCGACATCGACCGCCGCGACATCGAGCAGACCTACTGCGAGAAGGACAAGCGCTTCCTGCCGGACCGCTTCATCCGCGGCACCTGTCCCAACTGCCGGTCCACGGATCAGTACGGCGACGCGTGCGAGAAGTGCGGCAAGACGTACAACCCCACGGACCTCATCGACCCGAAGTGCGCGCTGTGCGGCACGCCGCCGGTGCGCCGCAACTCCGAGCACCTGTTCTTCCGGCTGTCGCGGCACGCGGACTTCCTCCAGGAGGTCCTCAAGCGCCCCGGCTTCATCCACCCGGGCCTGGCCGCCCAGCTCCAGGGCTTCTTCGAGAAGGGCCTGTCGGACTGGGACATCAGCCGCGACGGGCCGTACTTCGGCTTCGCGATTCCAGGGGAGACGGACAAGTTCTTCTACGTCTGGCTGGATGCGCCCATCGGGTACATCGCCACGACGGAGAAGTGGGCGAAGGCGTCGGGCCGCTTCCCGGACGCGCTCGCGTACTGGGGCAAGGACGCGCCCAGCCGCATCGTCCACTTCATCGGCAAGGACATCGTCTACTTCCACGCGCTCTTCTGGCCCGCGGTGCTGAAGGTCGCGGGGCTGCACATCCCCAATGAGATCAAGGTGCATGGGCACCTGACGGTGAACGGGGAGAAGATGAGCAAGAGCCGCGGCACCATGGTGGCCGCGCGTGACTACCTGGACCTCCTGGACCCCAGCTACCTGCGCTACTTCTACGCGGCCAACCTGGGCGCGGGCGTGGAGGACCTGGACCTCAACCTCAAGGACTTCCGCCTGCGGGTGAACGGCGAGCTCGTCAACAACGTGGGCAACCTGGCCAACCGCGCGCTGTCGCTGCTGGCCGGGCCGCTGGAGAAGAAGCTCGCGCCGGGCCGCGCGGAAGGGGCGGGGCGCAAGCTGGTGGAGGACGCGCTGGCGCGCGTGCCGGAGGTTCGCGAGGCGTTCGAGAAGCTGGAGTACCGCGTCGCCATCAAGGTGATCACGGAGATCGCCTCCGCCGCCAACGCGTTCCTCCAGACGGCGGCGCCGTGGGCGCTGGTGAAGAAGGACGCGGAGGCCGCGCGGGCGGACCTGTCGGACGCGGCGGACGTGGCGTACCTGCTGGGGGCGCTGCTGGCGCCGGTGACGCCGCGCGTGTCGGAAAAGCTGTTCAACCAGCTGGGGGCGGAGCCGCTGACGTTCCAGGCCCTGGCCACCGCGAAGTACCCGCTGCTCGACCGCACCCGTCCGCTGGGCACGCCGGAGCCGCTGTTGCCCCGGCTGGAGGAGGAGCGCGTCAACGCCATCATCAAGGTCCCCGAGGGGACGCCGGCCGCCGAGCCCGCGAAGGCAGGCGGCAAGGACAAGAAGACGGAGAAGAAGCCCGTGGAAGCGAAGCCCCAGGAAGCGGTCCCCACCACGCAGGCGTCCCCGGGAGCGGGGGCGGCGGAAGGCGCGCCCGCGGCCGACATCGAGTACGCGGACTTCGCCAAGGTGGTGCTGAAGGCGGGGCGCATCGTGGCCGCGGAGAAGGTGAAGGGCGCGGACAAGCTGCTCAAGCTGGACGTGGACCTGGGTGAAGGCGCGCCGCGCACCATCGTGTCCGGCATCGCGGAGGCGTACACGCCGGAGGCGGTGGCGGGCCGGCGCGTGGTGGTGGTGGCGAACCTCAAGCCGCGCAAGCTCAAGGGCATCGAGTCGCGCGGCATGCTGTTGACGGCGGGCGCGGGCGGCAAGGACCTGTCCCTGCTGGATCCGGGCGATGTGGCTCCCGGCGCCGAGGTGAAGTAG
- a CDS encoding NRDE family protein, with protein sequence MCTVLILRNAHPEWPLVVAANRDEFYARPAHGPKVLCESPRVVGGQDVERGGTWMGVTHDGILVALTNQRGARVQGLAPRSRGEVVLRALQAGSVEAIERYLGTLPAPEFLPFNLLYGDARTVRVAYARPGHARLLHEDVPDGVHVLPNDTLDNRAIPKVRRALALAGEVAARPWPELVTGLKTALADHSLPPLEAATGPLAESDLPAEFLQQLQALCIHTEGYGTRSSAIVALAPGRVGHYLATDTAPCQGGWRDVTRLLTAG encoded by the coding sequence ATGTGCACCGTCCTCATCCTCCGTAACGCCCACCCGGAGTGGCCGCTGGTCGTCGCCGCCAACCGGGATGAGTTCTACGCGCGTCCGGCCCACGGGCCGAAGGTCCTCTGCGAGTCCCCACGCGTGGTGGGCGGCCAGGACGTGGAGCGGGGCGGCACGTGGATGGGGGTGACCCACGACGGAATCCTGGTGGCCCTGACGAACCAGCGCGGCGCGCGCGTCCAGGGCCTGGCCCCCCGCTCCCGGGGCGAGGTGGTGCTGCGCGCCCTGCAGGCCGGGTCGGTGGAGGCCATCGAGCGCTATCTCGGCACCCTGCCCGCCCCGGAGTTCCTCCCCTTCAACCTGCTCTACGGGGACGCGCGCACCGTGCGGGTGGCCTACGCGCGGCCGGGCCACGCGCGCCTGTTGCACGAGGACGTCCCGGACGGCGTGCACGTGCTCCCCAACGACACCCTGGACAACCGGGCCATCCCCAAGGTGCGGCGGGCGCTCGCCTTGGCCGGCGAGGTGGCGGCGCGCCCCTGGCCGGAGCTGGTGACGGGGCTGAAGACGGCCCTGGCGGATCATTCCCTGCCGCCCCTGGAGGCCGCGACGGGGCCGCTCGCGGAGAGCGACCTGCCCGCGGAGTTCCTCCAGCAGCTCCAGGCCCTGTGCATCCACACGGAGGGCTACGGGACGCGCTCGTCCGCCATCGTCGCGCTCGCGCCCGGCCGCGTGGGGCACTACCTGGCCACGGACACCGCTCCCTGCCAGGGCGGGTGGCGGGACGTGACGAGGCTGCTCACCGCGGGCTGA